In Rhodococcus rhodochrous, a single genomic region encodes these proteins:
- the cobF gene encoding precorrin-6A synthase (deacetylating): protein MRVRLIGIGPGGPDDLTVAAVRALESVDVFLVPDKKRGVDDLVAVREEILRRHTSGSYRMVVVPDPPRDRNPERYGDEVRDWHAARAEAYETVLLEQVREDETVGFLVWGDPSLYDSTIRVVERILERGRVWFDYDVVPGISSVQLLAARHRLVLNTIGGPITVTTGRRLLRDVAAGASNIVVMLDGGLACADLDGTWSMWWGANLGTDDEELVAGKLAEVLPAIREARARAKQARGWVMDTYLLRRG from the coding sequence GTGAGGGTTCGGCTCATCGGGATCGGCCCCGGGGGACCGGACGATCTCACGGTGGCGGCGGTGCGCGCCCTCGAGAGCGTCGACGTCTTCCTTGTGCCCGACAAGAAGCGGGGCGTGGACGATCTCGTGGCGGTCCGCGAAGAGATCCTGCGCCGTCACACTTCCGGTTCCTATCGGATGGTCGTGGTGCCCGACCCGCCCCGCGACCGGAACCCGGAGCGCTACGGAGACGAGGTGCGCGACTGGCACGCCGCCCGCGCCGAGGCATACGAGACCGTTCTGCTCGAACAGGTTCGGGAGGACGAGACGGTCGGCTTCCTGGTCTGGGGGGATCCGAGCTTGTACGACAGCACGATCCGCGTCGTCGAACGCATCCTCGAACGCGGGAGGGTGTGGTTCGACTACGACGTCGTTCCCGGTATCAGCAGCGTGCAACTGCTCGCGGCCCGACATCGTCTCGTGCTCAACACCATCGGCGGGCCGATCACCGTGACGACCGGTCGTCGGTTGCTTCGGGACGTCGCAGCGGGTGCGTCGAACATCGTGGTGATGCTCGACGGCGGCCTTGCCTGCGCCGACCTCGACGGGACGTGGAGCATGTGGTGGGGTGCGAATCTGGGAACCGACGACGAAGAACTCGTCGCGGGCAAGCTTGCCGAGGTGCTTCCCGCGATCCGTGAGGCCCGTGCGCGGGCCAAGCAGGCCCGCGGCTGGGTGATGGACACCTATTTACTGCGGCGAGGGTGA